A single window of Vibrio stylophorae DNA harbors:
- a CDS encoding bifunctional tRNA (adenosine(37)-C2)-methyltransferase TrmG/ribosomal RNA large subunit methyltransferase RlmN has protein sequence MSVGKVNLLDFNREGLRAYFTNELNDKAFRAEQVMRWIYHYGCDDFDQMTNINKQLREKLKQVAEIKAPVVNRAQFSSDGTIKWAMGVGNQEVETVYIPDEDRATLCVSSQVGCALECKFCSTAQQGFNRNLSVSEIIGQVWRAAKEIGVEKETGRRPITNVVMMGMGEPLLNLKNLIPALEIMLDDLGFGLSKRRVTVSTSGVVPGLDQMAGKIDVALAISLHAPTDELRSQIMPINDKYNIETFLASVRNYIAKSNANRGKVTVEYVLLDHVNDDMQHAHQLAALLKDTPAKINLIPFNPYPGSPYGKPSNSRIDRFCKTLMQYDMTVTTRKTRGDDIDAACGQLVGDVIDRTKRTLGKQKMGEPIVISRV, from the coding sequence ATGAGCGTTGGAAAGGTTAATTTGTTGGATTTCAACCGCGAGGGACTTCGCGCGTATTTCACCAATGAGTTAAACGATAAGGCATTTCGCGCAGAACAAGTGATGCGTTGGATCTATCACTATGGCTGTGATGATTTTGATCAAATGACCAATATCAACAAACAGCTTCGTGAAAAGCTAAAGCAGGTGGCTGAGATTAAAGCGCCTGTGGTGAATCGTGCACAATTCTCAAGTGATGGCACCATTAAATGGGCCATGGGTGTTGGCAATCAGGAAGTTGAAACGGTTTATATTCCCGATGAAGATCGCGCTACATTGTGTGTGTCTTCTCAGGTCGGTTGTGCTTTGGAATGCAAGTTCTGCTCAACCGCGCAGCAAGGTTTTAACCGAAATCTATCGGTTTCTGAAATTATTGGTCAAGTGTGGCGTGCAGCCAAAGAGATTGGTGTTGAAAAAGAGACTGGCCGTCGCCCGATTACCAACGTAGTCATGATGGGCATGGGCGAGCCGCTGCTGAACCTGAAAAACCTGATTCCTGCACTTGAAATTATGCTTGATGACTTGGGTTTTGGCTTATCGAAACGTCGCGTTACCGTCTCAACATCGGGTGTAGTGCCGGGTCTTGATCAAATGGCGGGTAAAATTGATGTGGCACTCGCAATTTCGCTTCACGCCCCAACAGATGAGCTGCGTAGCCAAATTATGCCGATTAACGATAAGTATAATATCGAGACATTTTTGGCGTCAGTCCGCAATTACATTGCGAAATCGAATGCAAACCGCGGCAAAGTGACTGTGGAATATGTGTTATTGGATCATGTTAACGATGACATGCAACATGCGCATCAACTTGCAGCGCTTTTGAAAGATACCCCAGCAAAAATCAACTTAATCCCATTTAACCCATACCCAGGTTCACCTTACGGTAAGCCAAGCAATTCACGGATTGACCGTTTTTGCAAGACCTTGATGCAGTACGATATGACAGTCACCACACGAAAAACACGTGGTGATGATATTGATGCTGCTTGTGGTCAATTGGTGGGGGATGTGATTGACCGCACAAAACGAACCCTAGGAAAGCAGAAAATGGGGGAACCTATCGTAATCTCTAGGGTCTAG
- the iscU gene encoding Fe-S cluster assembly scaffold IscU gives MAYSDKVIDHYENPRNVGAFDKNDPNVGSGMVGAPACGDVMKLQIKVNDQGIIEDAKFKTYGCGSAIASSSLVTEWVKGKSLDEAASIKNSAIAEELALPPVKVHCSILAEDAIKAAVSDYKKKHQA, from the coding sequence ATGGCTTACAGTGATAAAGTGATTGATCACTACGAAAACCCACGCAATGTTGGCGCGTTCGATAAGAATGACCCAAATGTGGGGAGCGGTATGGTGGGTGCACCAGCTTGTGGTGATGTGATGAAGCTCCAAATCAAGGTGAATGACCAAGGCATCATCGAAGACGCCAAATTCAAAACCTATGGTTGTGGCTCGGCGATCGCCTCAAGCTCTTTGGTGACTGAGTGGGTGAAAGGTAAATCTTTGGATGAAGCCGCAAGCATCAAAAACTCAGCAATTGCTGAAGAGCTTGCACTACCACCAGTGAAAGTGCACTGCTCAATCTTGGCGGAAGATGCAATTAAAGCCGCCGTTAGTGATTATAAAAAGAAACATCAAGCATAA
- a CDS encoding IscS subfamily cysteine desulfurase — MKLPIYFDYSATCPVDPRVAQKMAECLTMDGCFGNPASRSHRFGWQAEEKVDLAREHIADLINADPREIVFTSGATESDNLAIKGAANFYSKKGKHVITVKTEHKAVLDTCRQLEREGFELTYLEPETSGLIDLAKLEAAMRDETVLVSVMHVNNEIGVIQDIDAIGELCRSRKIIFHVDAAQSAGKVEIDVQRTKVDLISLSAHKMYGPKGIGALYVRRKPRIRLEAQMHGGGHERGMRSGTLPTHQIVGMGEAARIAKAQLQQDYDHALALRNRFLAGVENMEQVFINGSLEQRVPHNLNVSFAFVEGESLLMALKDLAVSSGSACTSASLEPSYVLRALGLNDELAHSSLRFSFGRFTTEEEVDFAVQAIHDAVEKLREMSPLWEMFQEGVDLNTVEWAHH; from the coding sequence ATGAAGTTGCCGATCTATTTCGACTATTCAGCGACCTGTCCAGTGGACCCACGCGTCGCGCAAAAAATGGCAGAGTGCCTAACCATGGATGGCTGCTTTGGTAACCCCGCTTCTCGCTCGCACCGTTTTGGTTGGCAAGCAGAAGAGAAGGTTGACTTGGCTCGTGAGCACATTGCAGATCTGATCAATGCCGATCCACGTGAGATCGTCTTTACATCAGGCGCAACTGAATCCGATAACCTTGCAATCAAAGGTGCCGCCAATTTTTACAGTAAAAAAGGCAAGCATGTCATCACTGTAAAAACAGAGCACAAAGCTGTGCTTGATACCTGTCGCCAGCTTGAACGCGAAGGTTTTGAATTGACTTATCTTGAGCCAGAAACTTCTGGTTTGATTGATTTAGCAAAGCTTGAAGCAGCGATGCGTGATGAGACTGTGTTGGTGAGCGTGATGCACGTCAACAACGAAATCGGTGTGATTCAAGATATCGACGCGATTGGCGAGCTTTGCCGCAGTCGTAAAATCATTTTCCATGTGGATGCTGCGCAATCAGCGGGTAAAGTGGAAATTGATGTGCAGCGCACGAAAGTGGATCTGATTTCGCTATCAGCGCATAAAATGTATGGCCCTAAAGGGATTGGTGCATTGTATGTGCGTCGTAAACCACGCATTCGCTTAGAAGCGCAAATGCATGGTGGCGGCCATGAGCGTGGTATGCGTTCAGGGACTTTGCCAACTCACCAAATCGTGGGTATGGGTGAAGCTGCACGAATTGCGAAAGCGCAATTGCAGCAGGATTATGATCATGCGCTTGCGCTGCGTAATCGTTTCTTGGCTGGCGTTGAAAATATGGAACAAGTATTTATCAACGGTTCGCTAGAGCAGCGTGTTCCTCATAACTTGAATGTGAGCTTTGCCTTTGTTGAGGGTGAATCTCTATTGATGGCATTGAAAGATCTTGCGGTATCTTCAGGTTCGGCCTGTACCTCAGCAAGTCTTGAGCCATCTTATGTATTGCGTGCGCTTGGCTTGAATGACGAACTTGCGCATAGTTCACTTCGTTTCTCTTTCGGTCGTTTTACCACTGAAGAGGAAGTTGATTTTGCAGTGCAGGCGATCCACGACGCAGTGGAGAAGCTACGTGAAATGTCGCCACTTTGGGAGATGTTCCAAGAGGGTGTAGATCTCAACACCGTCGAGTGGGCACATCATTAA
- the iscA gene encoding iron-sulfur cluster assembly protein IscA, which yields MAITMTEVAAQRVQAFLTNRGKGIGLRLGVKTSGCSGMAYVLEFVDELNEDDQVFEMHGVKVIVDAKSLVYLDGTELDFAKEGLNEGFQFNNPNVSSECGCGESFHV from the coding sequence ATGGCCATCACCATGACTGAAGTTGCAGCGCAACGCGTGCAAGCATTTCTAACCAACCGCGGCAAAGGCATTGGCCTTCGTCTTGGCGTGAAAACCTCCGGTTGCTCCGGTATGGCCTATGTACTCGAGTTTGTTGATGAGCTAAATGAAGATGACCAAGTTTTTGAAATGCATGGCGTGAAAGTGATCGTGGATGCCAAAAGCTTGGTTTATCTTGATGGCACAGAATTAGACTTTGCCAAAGAAGGCCTGAATGAAGGTTTTCAATTCAATAACCCGAATGTTTCAAGTGAATGTGGCTGCGGCGAAAGCTTTCACGTTTAA
- the fdx gene encoding ISC system 2Fe-2S type ferredoxin, whose product MPKIVVLPHQELCPDGAVLEANSGETVLDVALRNGIEIEHACEKSCACTTCHVIVREGFDSLEESDELEDDMLDKAWGLEPESRLGCQAKVADEDLVVEIPRYTVNMVSENH is encoded by the coding sequence ATGCCAAAGATTGTTGTTCTTCCCCACCAAGAGCTTTGCCCTGACGGCGCGGTATTAGAAGCCAATAGTGGTGAAACCGTATTGGATGTAGCGCTTCGCAATGGGATTGAAATTGAGCATGCCTGTGAAAAATCATGCGCGTGCACCACGTGCCATGTGATTGTGCGTGAAGGTTTTGACTCACTTGAGGAGAGTGATGAGCTTGAAGATGACATGCTAGACAAAGCATGGGGTCTTGAGCCCGAGTCACGTCTTGGTTGCCAGGCCAAAGTTGCAGACGAAGATTTGGTGGTTGAGATCCCACGCTACACTGTGAATATGGTGTCTGAAAACCACTAA
- the hscA gene encoding Fe-S protein assembly chaperone HscA encodes MALLQISEPGQTAAPHQTKRAVGIDLGTTNSLVATVRSGQADVLLNHQQKSLCPSVVHYGESQILVGEQAQQQAAVDPENTISSVKRLLGRSFADVSARYPNLPNQLQASDNGLPLIMTRQGVVNPIAVSSQILSHLSALAVESLGGELDGVVITVPAYFDDAQRAGTKDAAALAGLNVLRLLNEPTAAALAYGLDSGQEGVIAVYDLGGGTFDISVLRLERGVFEVLATGGDSALGGDDFDALIRDWIVDSAALTVTTAQQQQALKSAAKAAKEALTDAQSTLIDVLGWQGELTRAQFDQLAKPLIQRTLLACRRALKDADISLEQVQEVVMVGGSTRVPAVRESVGAFFARPPLTSIDPDQVVAIGAALQADILVGNKPDHEMLLLDVIPLSLGIETMGGLVEKIIPRNTTIPVARAQEFTTFKDGQTAMRVHVVQGEREMVDDCRSLAHFTLQGIPPMAAGGAHIRVTYQVDADGLLSVTAMEKETKVQAAIQVKPSYGLTDDEIAEMLKSSMAHASEDMQARALAEQRVEAARVVEGIESALQADGERLLSSEEIQSISELIETLKQTAQGDDVRRIEQAIQSLDQATQDFAARRMDDSIRHALAGHSIDEV; translated from the coding sequence ATGGCGTTACTACAAATTTCCGAACCAGGCCAAACGGCTGCGCCGCATCAAACGAAGCGCGCAGTTGGTATTGACCTTGGCACAACGAATTCTCTTGTCGCGACTGTTCGAAGTGGTCAAGCCGACGTTCTTCTGAATCATCAACAAAAATCGCTTTGCCCATCCGTGGTGCACTATGGCGAATCTCAAATTTTGGTTGGTGAGCAAGCGCAGCAGCAAGCCGCGGTTGATCCTGAAAATACCATTAGCTCCGTGAAGCGATTGCTCGGCCGCAGTTTTGCAGATGTGAGCGCACGCTATCCGAATTTACCGAATCAGCTTCAAGCCTCCGATAATGGTTTACCGCTGATTATGACCCGCCAAGGTGTGGTCAATCCTATTGCGGTTTCAAGCCAAATCTTGAGTCATTTAAGTGCGCTTGCTGTCGAATCGTTAGGCGGTGAGTTAGACGGTGTGGTCATTACCGTGCCCGCTTATTTTGATGATGCGCAGCGCGCAGGCACCAAAGACGCCGCAGCATTGGCTGGTTTAAATGTGTTACGTTTGCTCAATGAGCCAACGGCAGCTGCTTTAGCCTACGGTCTTGATAGTGGCCAAGAAGGTGTGATTGCAGTTTATGACTTAGGCGGCGGTACCTTTGATATTTCAGTGTTGCGCCTTGAGCGCGGCGTTTTTGAAGTGCTTGCAACCGGCGGTGACTCAGCACTGGGTGGCGATGATTTCGATGCTTTGATTCGCGATTGGATTGTCGATTCAGCAGCGCTGACGGTAACCACGGCTCAGCAGCAGCAAGCGCTGAAAAGTGCAGCGAAAGCGGCTAAAGAAGCACTCACTGATGCGCAAAGTACACTCATTGATGTACTGGGCTGGCAGGGTGAGCTCACGCGAGCGCAGTTTGATCAGTTGGCAAAACCGCTGATTCAGCGCACTTTATTGGCTTGTCGCCGAGCGTTAAAAGATGCCGATATCTCGCTTGAGCAAGTTCAAGAAGTGGTGATGGTCGGTGGTTCAACACGCGTGCCTGCAGTACGTGAGTCAGTGGGTGCCTTTTTTGCGCGTCCGCCGCTGACGTCTATCGACCCTGATCAAGTGGTTGCTATTGGTGCGGCACTACAAGCAGATATTCTGGTCGGTAATAAGCCCGATCATGAGATGCTGCTGCTTGATGTGATCCCATTGTCGCTTGGGATTGAAACCATGGGCGGTTTGGTGGAAAAAATCATTCCACGCAACACCACGATTCCTGTTGCGCGCGCGCAAGAGTTTACCACTTTCAAAGATGGTCAAACCGCAATGCGTGTGCATGTGGTGCAAGGTGAGCGTGAAATGGTTGATGATTGCCGCTCGCTAGCGCACTTTACTCTGCAAGGTATTCCACCGATGGCGGCAGGTGGCGCGCATATTCGCGTTACTTACCAAGTGGATGCTGACGGGTTGTTGTCTGTGACGGCTATGGAAAAAGAAACCAAGGTGCAAGCAGCGATTCAAGTCAAACCATCCTATGGTTTAACCGACGATGAAATTGCTGAAATGCTGAAATCCTCCATGGCGCACGCCAGCGAAGATATGCAAGCTCGTGCGCTTGCTGAGCAGCGTGTTGAAGCCGCTCGCGTGGTTGAGGGGATTGAAAGCGCCTTGCAAGCCGATGGAGAGCGTTTGCTTTCAAGCGAAGAGATTCAATCGATTTCTGAGCTGATTGAGACGTTAAAACAAACTGCCCAAGGCGATGATGTGCGTCGCATTGAGCAAGCGATCCAATCGCTTGATCAAGCAACACAAGATTTTGCAGCGCGTCGTATGGACGATTCAATTCGTCACGCACTCGCTGGCCATTCGATTGATGAGGTATAA
- the iscX gene encoding Fe-S cluster assembly protein IscX produces MSLRWTDSRDIAIELCDQFPDVDPKQVRFTDLHQWICDLEDFDDAPDRSNEKILEAIILCWLDEVD; encoded by the coding sequence ATGTCATTACGCTGGACGGATTCTCGCGATATCGCGATTGAACTTTGTGACCAATTTCCAGATGTCGATCCAAAGCAAGTTCGCTTTACAGATCTGCATCAATGGATTTGTGATTTAGAAGATTTTGACGATGCACCTGATCGCAGCAATGAGAAAATTCTTGAAGCGATCATTTTGTGTTGGCTCGACGAAGTTGACTAA
- the hscB gene encoding co-chaperone HscB, with protein MNYFELFGLPTQFVLDSEQLSRTYRQLQKKFHPDNFATASERDKRMAVDQAATINDAYFVLRANLSRAIYLLELQGLDIKNEQKTMQDMAFLMTQMELRETLESIPQSADPMSELMALQQEVAQINHTLSDELRDTLANALWDEAADAVRKLQFIAKLEQQIEQQEDALF; from the coding sequence ATGAACTACTTTGAGCTATTTGGCTTACCAACCCAGTTTGTTTTGGATTCTGAGCAGTTGTCGCGCACATATCGACAGCTGCAAAAGAAATTTCATCCAGATAATTTTGCGACTGCATCAGAGCGCGATAAGCGTATGGCGGTGGACCAAGCGGCCACCATCAATGATGCTTATTTCGTATTGCGTGCCAATCTTTCTCGCGCCATTTACTTGCTTGAGCTGCAGGGATTGGATATCAAAAATGAACAAAAAACCATGCAAGATATGGCATTTTTGATGACTCAGATGGAGCTTCGCGAAACCCTTGAGTCCATTCCCCAGTCCGCCGATCCAATGAGTGAGTTGATGGCGCTTCAGCAAGAAGTGGCACAAATTAATCACACACTTAGTGATGAGCTTCGCGATACTTTGGCGAATGCACTGTGGGATGAAGCTGCTGACGCAGTTCGTAAACTTCAATTTATTGCCAAACTGGAACAACAAATTGAGCAGCAAGAAGACGCGCTGTTCTAA
- the pepB gene encoding aminopeptidase PepB codes for MSAMMHIRLCLQAAAPMWGDNVRLSFDGQGALIHIDQGNTLEVIQQAARKLAGQGIKQLQLAGEGWDFERCFAFYQGFRDPKGGQNIQWPALDDAQASLLDAHIQAVNWARDMINQPAEAIGPEQLSARAAEWLKSIQPDQVQYKIIKGKDLLDDGWQGIYTVGRGSKRKPAMLRLDYNPTGNPDAPVDTVLVGKGITFDSGGYSLKPSSFMEAMKSDMGGAAMAVAGLGLAMMRGVEKRIKLVLCCAENMVSGEAYKLGDIITYKNGKTVEVLNTDAEGRLVLADGLIYASSQHPRRIIDCATLTGAAKMALGNDYHALLSFDDQLSHTALTAAREEHEALWPLPLAEIHRGMLSSSFADLANVCSGQYSPGASTAAGFLSHFVDNYETGWLHFDCSATYRKGATDKWAAGGTGVGVRTLARILAEEA; via the coding sequence ATGTCTGCAATGATGCATATTCGACTTTGTTTGCAAGCCGCCGCTCCAATGTGGGGTGACAATGTACGCTTAAGTTTTGATGGTCAAGGTGCGCTGATCCATATCGACCAAGGGAACACGCTTGAGGTGATTCAACAGGCTGCACGTAAATTAGCAGGCCAAGGGATCAAACAACTTCAGCTTGCCGGTGAGGGTTGGGATTTTGAGCGCTGTTTTGCGTTTTATCAGGGATTTCGCGATCCAAAAGGCGGCCAGAATATTCAATGGCCAGCACTTGATGATGCGCAAGCATCCCTCCTTGATGCTCATATTCAAGCGGTTAATTGGGCGCGCGATATGATTAACCAGCCAGCAGAAGCCATTGGTCCTGAGCAGCTTTCTGCGCGCGCGGCTGAGTGGTTAAAGTCGATTCAACCCGATCAAGTGCAATACAAAATCATTAAGGGCAAAGATCTGCTTGATGATGGCTGGCAAGGTATTTATACCGTGGGTCGCGGCTCTAAACGAAAACCTGCGATGTTGCGTTTAGATTATAACCCAACGGGTAATCCTGATGCGCCTGTAGATACCGTGCTAGTTGGCAAAGGTATTACTTTTGACTCTGGTGGTTATAGCCTCAAGCCTTCTAGCTTTATGGAGGCGATGAAATCCGATATGGGCGGCGCTGCCATGGCGGTTGCCGGGCTTGGTTTGGCGATGATGCGCGGTGTCGAAAAGCGCATTAAATTGGTTCTATGCTGCGCGGAAAACATGGTTTCAGGTGAGGCCTATAAGCTTGGCGATATCATCACGTACAAAAATGGTAAAACCGTTGAAGTGCTCAACACTGATGCGGAAGGGCGTTTGGTGCTTGCTGATGGTTTGATCTACGCTAGCAGCCAACATCCACGTCGTATTATTGATTGTGCAACACTTACGGGCGCGGCCAAAATGGCACTTGGTAATGATTATCACGCTTTGCTCAGCTTTGATGATCAGTTGAGTCATACCGCGCTTACTGCTGCGCGTGAAGAGCATGAGGCACTTTGGCCATTGCCACTGGCGGAAATTCATCGCGGGATGCTGAGCTCATCATTTGCCGATCTTGCCAATGTTTGTTCTGGCCAATACAGCCCAGGTGCAAGTACTGCTGCTGGGTTTTTATCTCATTTCGTAGACAACTATGAAACAGGCTGGTTACACTTTGACTGTAGCGCGACTTATCGCAAGGGCGCCACAGACAAATGGGCAGCAGGTGGTACAGGGGTTGGTGTGCGTACACTGGCTCGAATTCTTGCTGAAGAGGCGTAA
- the ndk gene encoding nucleoside-diphosphate kinase, with protein MTKQRTLSIIKPDATARHLIGEIYHRMEMAGLAIVAAKRLHLTAEQAGGFYAEHREKPFFDDLVGYMTSGPIMVQVLEGENAIENYRTLMGPTDPANANPGTLRSDYAESMRRNSVHGSDSPESAAREISYFFTDDEICPNA; from the coding sequence ATGACGAAACAACGTACCCTTTCAATTATTAAGCCGGATGCGACGGCGCGTCATCTGATTGGCGAAATTTATCACCGTATGGAAATGGCAGGTCTTGCGATTGTGGCAGCCAAGCGACTTCATCTCACCGCTGAGCAGGCCGGTGGCTTTTATGCAGAGCATCGTGAAAAACCATTTTTTGATGATCTTGTGGGCTATATGACTTCAGGTCCAATTATGGTTCAAGTGCTTGAAGGTGAAAATGCCATTGAGAACTATCGTACTCTGATGGGTCCAACGGATCCGGCCAATGCGAATCCGGGAACTTTGCGCTCAGATTATGCTGAATCTATGCGTCGTAACTCAGTTCACGGCTCTGATAGTCCTGAATCTGCGGCGCGTGAAATCAGTTATTTTTTCACTGATGATGAAATTTGTCCTAACGCTTAG
- the pilW gene encoding type IV pilus biogenesis/stability protein PilW has protein sequence MLRQGRVLLLLSSLLLGACQSTGVDELPGGFDKMSAAENRIKLGLGYIEKGNMQRAYEHLRMAVTYAPDYYRAQLSLAYYYQLVEDNERAEITFNQALRDNPDNGDVLNNYGVFLCKNKDYKRSVDLFLRATQQPYYYQVASSFENAAMCSALDGNQKAAEEYYQRALDYDPKRDTSAFPYAEMLIEQKRYEDARQVLNRFARRSKVTPEVLWLFIRIEYLDNNPEQLEYYGDLLMDHFPESQQFKKYLAHEYR, from the coding sequence GTGCTAAGACAGGGACGGGTTTTACTGCTTTTATCAAGTTTGTTATTGGGGGCATGTCAGTCAACGGGTGTTGATGAACTGCCTGGCGGTTTTGACAAAATGTCAGCTGCGGAAAATCGTATCAAACTTGGTCTTGGCTATATCGAAAAGGGCAATATGCAGCGTGCATATGAGCATCTTCGCATGGCTGTGACTTATGCCCCTGATTATTATCGCGCACAACTCAGCCTTGCTTATTATTACCAATTAGTTGAAGACAATGAGCGTGCGGAGATTACGTTCAATCAGGCATTACGTGATAATCCTGATAATGGTGATGTACTAAATAACTACGGTGTATTCCTTTGCAAAAATAAAGATTATAAGCGTTCAGTGGATCTCTTTTTGCGCGCGACGCAACAGCCATATTACTACCAAGTTGCAAGTAGCTTTGAAAATGCAGCAATGTGTTCAGCCTTAGATGGCAACCAAAAGGCTGCTGAGGAATATTACCAACGTGCACTTGATTATGATCCCAAACGCGATACTTCTGCATTTCCTTATGCAGAGATGTTAATCGAACAAAAACGCTATGAAGATGCACGCCAAGTGCTAAATCGTTTCGCCCGTCGCAGTAAGGTGACACCAGAGGTGTTATGGTTATTCATTCGTATCGAGTATCTTGATAATAATCCAGAGCAGCTTGAGTACTACGGTGACCTGCTGATGGATCATTTCCCAGAATCGCAACAATTTAAGAAGTATCTAGCACATGAGTACAGATGA